Part of the Hevea brasiliensis isolate MT/VB/25A 57/8 chromosome 16, ASM3005281v1, whole genome shotgun sequence genome is shown below.
CATGCAAAAACATTAACACGCAAGCTATCATCTTCTGCTTGACTTTCAGATATGGAAAGCAAGCTGTTGCTGATGAGTTAAATGTGCTTTATGGAAATTTTCGAGCAAAGGGATTTGGTCCTGAGGCTCTATCACCTTGCTTAAATGAACTTTTGAAGTGAAGAATCATCTAAAATGTTTCAAGGGTTTTATTGCCAGTGCCACCTCCTATTATCATTGATAACTTCAAGGCTAATAATTATAACTTAGGTCAGAAGGAAAATGTAATTTTAGTTGTACTTGTCAGGAACCCTAAATTTGTATATGCATATTTGCAGGTCAAAATGAGAATTTTGATGGGAACATATGCCCTTTCAGCTGGTTATTATGATGCATACTATAAGCGTGCTCAACAGGTAATATAAGTGGTTTTATGAATTTAACACGCATCCAATAATAGGTGGATGTATGATGCACCCAGTCCATACCTAAAGAGGATGAGTATGGTTACCAGGAATCTTGACGTTTTCAATGGGTTAAACACCATGATTCTTCCAAATGCTTGAATTTCTTGAATTTTGAATTCCTATTGACAAATTTGGACAAGTGACTTGGAATAAATTTGGCTACTTCTATGATTTGAACATTAAATTTGTAACTCAGAATATCACTTTTAGTAATTTAGTataggatttttatttttctaaaataaatatttctagaGCTTTTGACCTTTAAGATCTTCAAGAAGAGATTGATGATTTTAATAGTGTTTTAGGTGAGGACTTTAATCCAGAAAAGTTTCAAGGCTGCATTAGATGCAAATGACATCCTAATTTCTCCTGCTGCTCCATCGGCTGCTTATAagattggtaaattaaaattttgggctGTTTTATTACTTTATTTGCCTTGATTTTCCCTGTTTAAAAGTAAATATCCAACTATTTCAATGTTTACAGGTGAATAGAAAAATGATCCGCTGGCAATGTATGCAAGTGATAGCATGACCGTAAGCATTTCTGTGCTTCCTTATCTTCATACTGCCTATTTACAGTGCACCCCCTCCCTCTGCTCCTGTTGGAGAGTTGGATTTGATTTTCAATCTTGAACAATTATGCCACTGGCTAAGGAAAATAGAATAAGTGTACTATAgattggagagagagagagagagagagaaggatctTAATTTAGCATTAAAAAGCTCGATTTGCACAGGCTAAAGTAGAATGCCAGATTTATGCTTGCTTTTAATGTTAGTGGCTATAATCAATGTTCATATGGCTAATTATATGCTGCTCTTTATAAGAATAATAAAGAAGAAAGAGAATCAGGTCAGCGCTCTATTGCAGCTGGAGCGCAATGCAGAAGATGCGCCAGAGTGGCTCCTTACATTTGGAATCAGCATAGGATCATGAAATAAACATAGGTTGGAATGTTAGCTAAATGGCTTTCTATTTCTTCACAATTTTGCAGATTTGTGTTGGACACAGACTCTTCAAGGTTGCGGATTTGTTCCTCCACTGGTAGCAGATGATGCATGGTAGCATCAATTATCTCTACTCCTTTGAGAAGGCTTAAGCATTTTGCAAATGCAACGAGTCATTCATTATACTTGACAAGTAACAAATTTGATGGAAGTATCTGTTGGTGTAGCTTGATGTAAACTCACCTGTCGAGGGTAATTCTCAGGCTTATGCTCTCCTTAATGTGGAACTGGTTCATTCAAATTGAAATGAGCTGTACCTGATTAAAGTTCTCACTAAAAGTTGAGAGAGTACTTTGCAAATGTTTTTGTAGGCATTAATCCACTAATAATAGTTGGGTCTATTTTAGCTTTGTTAGGTTTAATTTTATGGATCTATTTGTTATTGTTGTTTGAGGTGTTGTTGAgaacaattaaaaattatttttatattaaatttgacaTGTTTAAAATAATATAACTCTGAGTATGAAGCATTCTACATTTACAGGCTCTAGGCAGGGATGTATGTAATCTTACCTCTATTTGCGTAGAAATTTAGAAACAATAAAATTtcttaaaactttttttttttttaatatctaaaagAATGTTTTTCTAAAAAGTATGTTTCAATCTCAATGCCAATGCCAAACATATTTGCTAAAGAAATTTTATTCTGAAAATTGTTATTTTGTTAtctcattattttattttataagtaaatatttgattttgtaaattttttttattgtttttaatatTGTAACAAaatgttttttaaaaaattactgaaaaattaatgacttattttaaaaaataataaataaattataatttttattatacttCAAACATCAACGTAAATCACCTTTAACTTCAGcagtaaataattaagaaaacatatcataataattaaatcataaatgactcaaaaatatttaaattttaagcagtaatatatttaattaaaatatttaagtgacttataaataattgatatacttgataaaaaataattacatatttattattaaaatatttaaaaaaaattaaatgaaatttatgtttaaatttttaaaaattaaataaaaataatgtactaaaaaaattaataaaattattttataaatatataacttacgagtattaaaataagaaattaaattttaatttatttttttaatttataaattaaaaaattcaattatttttagcTTATTTGACAAGCTTACGACTTAAAACAAACAACCTTTAAAATTATCCACCACACGAATCTACCCGCCAATAAATGCTTGTGGTCCGTACTCTTAAGCTGCAAATATGTAAGCGCATCTTGACCCCCTGGGAAACGGTACACGTTAGCAAAAGAGGGAAACGGTGCACGTTAGCAAAAGAAAGAAAAGTGAGAGAGGAAGAAAAGAAGACTTCCGATCTTTATCTGAAACGGTACCGTCTGTTCTCCATCTCCGATCGACCACTTCGCAAGCTCCGATCTATCATctgtctatttatttttggtaatTTCAAATAATCGATTTGATTAGCGTGGTCTTTAGAGGAgatttgttgatttttttttttttttgtgcactCTGCATAAGAGCTACAATGATGTGAGTGGGAaaataatttgagaattttattttgtATGAATGTGAGTACTGAATGGTATATTTGGTTGCTTAGATAACTGAAGAAAATGGTTATAACATTGCAGTGTTTCTTTTTTCATTGAATtgattaaaaaattgaaaaatcccAGCTTTGTGTAGATTAATTTATACCCAGAAACACGTCCTTGTATTTATACGATAAAAAATTCAATTGATCCTTCTATGATTCGATTTTTTGCAAGTCATTAATACTTGGTAAATTGGATTTGATTATAGCTGATCTTGGTTTAAGCTGGTCTGTATTTGTTATTGACTTGGATGTACCTTGTTTCTACTGGCCTTTACAAGGACATATTTCGAGGAGGAGAGGTTCAACTAATATGCCTGAAAGAAAGAGGAAAGCTCCTACATTGGTTGATCTTTGTGTTAATGTAGCGATAAGTCACGTGAGGTACCTAGGAGATGTTGGGGAAACGGATTTACATCTTCTTGATCGAATTTTACCACATTGTACATTGGATCAGTTGATGCATGTGGAGAAGAGCACGGTAGTAAGATGGCTTACATCATTTTTTAaacaatgtttttttttttggctttctGTTTAGaattattcagttttttttttttttttttttttttttttttttttttgtattgatATAGGGGCGTGATCTTAGCCCGGTAACTGATAAACTATGGAAGAGATTCTTTGAGCGGCAGTTTGGTGAGGCAAATACTAATCTTGCAATTGAGAGGATGAAGCGGTGCAAAGCTTCCTTTCAATGGAGAGACCTATATGAGGTACCTCTTTTTCTCTTGGGTTACTATTGTAATGAGCATTTATCCATAAACAGGCAGATGCACAAATATAATACTTTTAAATTGTTCTTTTAAGTGGACAACCTTTATGGTTCTTGACGTGGAACTTTTTTGTTGAAACTTACGTAATGAAACATAATTCCTTCAAAATATTTGTTCTAATGGGTGAAATTCTTGTAGGCAAAACTGAAGGTTGTTGCTAAGGAGGAGGATGAAGCAGTTGCTCGACTTCGACAATCTTACAAAAAGGAAGATGCTAGTATGTTATTGATCCTTTGAAATATAAGTTATTCTTCTTCTACTTTACATATATATGTTTAATTATACGATGTTACAATGTGTAAGGtatatttcttaatattttttctttgtcttccttctTGTTACTCTATGATACTATCACTTTGAGGATTTATATTGGGGTGCCGTTGAAGGCCACCACCTGTCAGATAGCTAATGAGAGTGTTTAGCAGCTACTTGATGTAATTATGAAGGTTAGGACTGCATCTTAATCCTATGAGGCAGTTCGTTGTTGGACTAATTGCATCTTAATCCTGTGAGGCAGTTCTTTGTTGGACTATC
Proteins encoded:
- the LOC110663510 gene encoding elongin-A isoform X1 — its product is MLVVRTLKLQICKRILTPWETVHVSKRGKRCTLAKERKVREEEKKTSDLYLKRYRLFSISDRPLRKLRSIICLFIFGHISRRRGSTNMPERKRKAPTLVDLCVNVAISHVRYLGDVGETDLHLLDRILPHCTLDQLMHVEKSTVGRDLSPVTDKLWKRFFERQFGEANTNLAIERMKRCKASFQWRDLYEAKLKVVAKEEDEAVARLRQSYKKEDAKKQSKQIRLCTKVPPSGSKRNFYGGSGPGYSLSHVKSNLMKKSKLDFLKSREVKNIAAMKKISVQRNNSASTLTKTGGFPGNSSASSSRQTESFDRRF
- the LOC110663510 gene encoding elongin-A isoform X3; amino-acid sequence: MPERKRKAPTLVDLCVNVAISHVRYLGDVGETDLHLLDRILPHCTLDQLMHVEKSTVGRDLSPVTDKLWKRFFERQFGEANTNLAIERMKRCKASFQWRDLYEAKLKVVAKEEDEAVARLRQSYKKEDAKKQSKQIRLCTKVPPSGSKRNFYGGSGPGYSLSHVKSNLMKKSKLDFLKSREVKNIAAMKKISVQRNNSASTLTKTGGFPGNSSASSSRQTESFDRRF
- the LOC110663510 gene encoding elongin-A isoform X2 translates to MLVVRTLKLQICKRILTPWETVHVSKRGKRCTLAKERKVREEEKKTSDLYLKRYRLFSISDRPLRKLRSIICLFIFGHISRRRGSTNMPERKRKAPTLVDLCVNVAISHVRYLGDVGETDLHLLDRILPHCTLDQLMHVEKSTGRDLSPVTDKLWKRFFERQFGEANTNLAIERMKRCKASFQWRDLYEAKLKVVAKEEDEAVARLRQSYKKEDAKKQSKQIRLCTKVPPSGSKRNFYGGSGPGYSLSHVKSNLMKKSKLDFLKSREVKNIAAMKKISVQRNNSASTLTKTGGFPGNSSASSSRQTESFDRRF